Proteins encoded by one window of Polyodon spathula isolate WHYD16114869_AA chromosome 16, ASM1765450v1, whole genome shotgun sequence:
- the LOC121328950 gene encoding hairy/enhancer-of-split related with YRPW motif protein 2-like, which produces MIKQISKPLMEKKRRARINNSLEQLKSLLESQYPRISKRKLEKADILELTVKCLKRLQNSHQDAAVTKQQNVHLFHAGFQCCADRMDQFLLRSRPASQELRLELRSQLARPLQPKEPRRCTLDSASSTGNNGKFTEYQAVFRNCLNGVNQYLLTSDNSSGSVRLLKHLTNVVPGACGIPRSFSTLDSSAAPHVRALPSASNFLQQQHSEPAAMPFATLCKPHAVEVPYTSDKALSSTSVSNETIFVAQNTKQRGTGNSTVNAREQAGNLLCVSGQSKQNNAPYNVCSVPLNYWRPW; this is translated from the exons ATGATTAAGCAG ATTTCCAAACCACTGATGGAAAAGAAAAGGAGAGCAAGAATCAACAACAGCCTGGAGCAGCTGAAAAGTCTTCTTGAAAGCCAATATCCCAGA ATTTCCAAACGAAAACTCGAGAAAGCAGACATTCTGGAATTAACAGTCAAATGCCTCAAGCGTCTGCAAAACTCGCACCAAG ATGCCGCAGTCACAAAGCAGCAGAACGTTCACTTGTTCCACGCTGGATTCCAGTGCTGCGCAGACAGAATGGACCAGTTTCTGCTGAGAAGCAGACCTGCAAGCCAGGAGCTGCGTTTAGAATTACGCAGCCAGCTCGCCAGACCCCTCCAGCCCAAGGAACCTCGCCGCTGTACGCTGGACAGCGCCA GTTCCACGGGGAACAATGGGAAATTTACCGAGTACCAGGCCGTGTTCAGAAATTGCTTGAATGGCGTAAATCAGTACCTTTTGACGTCAGACAATTCCAGCGGGAGCGTCCGATTACTGAAGCACCTGACAAACGTCGTCCCGGGCGCTTGCGGAATCCCTCGCAGcttcagcaccctggacagcAGCGCCGCGCCGCATGTCCGCGCACTACCCTCAGCATCGAACTTCCTGCAGCAACAGCACTCCGAGCCAGCTGCAATGCCGTTCGCTACGCTTTGCAAACCTCACGCTGTCGAAGTGCCCTATACCTCCGACAAAGCTCTCTCCAGCACAAGTGTATCAAACGAAACCATATTCGTAGCACAGAATACCAAGCAAAGGGGTACCGGGAATTCCACCGTGAACGCCCGGGAACAGGCCGGGAACTTACTTTGCGTTTCAGGACAGTCTAAGCAAAACAATGCCCCGTACAATGTTTGCTCTGTCCCTCTGAATTACTGGAGACCCTGGTGA
- the LOC121328951 gene encoding taste receptor type 1 member 1-like produces the protein MLRNIVYLNVKVVVVFATGQPVTDLMRQAIASNVGGIVWVASEAWSLISPEYEEFLERELSKEVFSVLASSQQSGILQPAVQRDLCIRYPGLDSTSRFSVYSAVYAVAHALHRVLKCDEKICKRSEPVFPYQIPVALGSQDCILGFKKTLFGTHTCFFNCEPCAAGTFVNQSDPYNCQPCPEDEWSDDESAFCQKRTLEYLDYNDRFSIGLLVSAGLICTLSVATAVVFAVQHDTPVVKSAGGKMCFFMLGCLGISCLSIGCFIGVPTTWKCILRNPVFAVFFTACLCCLLVRTFQVICVFKIATKMPKVYEFWVKKNGQWMFVTVAVGLQIFLCGLWVGIEGPHPFNNTQAVRGQIIYDCGMGNMFAFTAVIAFVGLLSMLCFACSYFGKDLPKDYNDAKYVTYSLLVFFFTWDAYLTAYIVYSGKYIPVINAISVLASLASILVGYFIPKCYIILFKPQYNTTAHFQTCIQDYTKTISSK, from the exons ATGTTGAGAAACATCGTCTATCTCAACGTCAAAGTCGTGGTGGTGTTTGCAACGGGGCAACCCGTCACCGACCTCATGAGACAGGCCATCGCCAGCAATGTGGGGGGCATTGTGTGGGTCGCCAGCGAAGCCTGGTCACTGA TTTCTCCAGAGTACGAGGAATTCCTGGAACGggagctttcaaaagaagtcTTCAGCGTTCTTGCGAGCAGCCAGCAATCAGGAATCCTGCAACCAGCAGTGCAGCGGGATCTCTGCATCCGCTATCCAGGACTTGACTCAACATCAAGATTTAGCGTTTACTCCGCAGTTTATGCTGTCGCCCATGCATTGCATCGGGTACTGAAGTGCGATGAGAAAATCTGCAAAAGATCTGAGCCAGTTTTCCCTTATCAG ATTCCTGTAGCTCTGGGTTCCCAGGATTGTATCCTGGGTTTTAAAAAGACGCTGTTTGGAACTCACACCTGTTTCTTCAACTGTGAGCCTTGCGCTGCTGGAACTTTTGTTAATCAAA GTGACCCCTATAACTGCCAGCCGTGTCCAGAGGACGAGTGGTCAGATGATGAAAGTGCATTTTGCCAAAAACGCACCCTGGAATACCTCGACTACAATGATCGTTTCTCCATCGGGCTGCTGGTGTCCGCGGGTCTGATATGTACTCTCTCGGTGGCTACAGCCGTCGTCTTCGCAGTGCAGCATGACACCCCCGTAGTGAAGTCTGCTGGGGGCAAGATGTGCTTCTTCATGCTGGGCTGCTTGGGCATCTCTTGCCTGAGCATCGGTTGTTTTATCGGGGTGCCCACCACCTGGAAATGCATACTGAGAAACCCcgtctttgctgtttttttcaccGCTTGTCTTTGCTGTCTCTTAGTACGCACCTTCCAGGTAATCTGCGTTTTCAAAATAGCCACCAAGATGCCCAAAGTTTATGAGTTCTGGGTCAAGAAAAACGGTCAATGGATGTTTGTGACAGTAGCCGTGGGCCTCCAGATCTTCCTGTGTGGTCTCTGGGTGGGCATAGAGGGACCTCACCCCTTCAACAACACCCAAGCTGTCAGAGGACAGATTATCTATGACTGCGGCATGGGGAACATGTTTGCTTTCACAGCGGTGATCGCTTTCGTCGGCTTGCTCAGCATGCTCTGTTTCGCTTGCTCCTACTTCGGGAAGGACCTCCCTAAAGACTACAACGATGCAAAGTACGTGACCTACAGCTTGCTGGTCTTCTTTTTCACCTGGGATGCGTACTTGACTGCTTACATTGTCTACAGCGGAAAATACATTCCCGTGATAAACGCCATCTCAGTGCTGGCTAGCCTGGCCAGCATCCTGGTGGGTTACTTCATCCCCAAATGTTACATCATCCTTTTTAAACCACAGTACAACACCACTGCACACTTTCAGACATGCATTCAGGACTACACTAAGACCATTAGTAGTAAATGA
- the LOC121329162 gene encoding protein RER1, translating to MSEGDSAGDSIHGKPSSIASFFTRLGQIYQSWLDKSTPFAVVRWVVALILTVIYLIRVYILQGWYIVTYALGIYHLNLFIAFLSPKVDPSLLDDADEGPALPTKQNEEFRPFIRRLPEFKFWHSATKGIVVAMICTFFDAFNVPVFWPILVMYFIMLFCITMKRQIKHMIKYRYLPFTHGKAKYKGKEDTGKSFSS from the exons ATGTCTGAAGGGGACAGTGCAGGTGACTCCATTCATGGCAAACCATCATCAATCGCTAGCTTTTTCACAAGGCTTGGGCAG ATTTACCAGTCGTGGTTAGACAAGTCCACACCATTTGCAGTGGTCCGGTGGGTTGTCGCTCTAATTCTAACTGTCATCTATTTGATAAGAGTATATATACTGCAG GGATGGTATATTGTTACGTACGCTCTTGGAATCTACCATCTCAATCTCTTCATTGCTTTTCTGTCGCCAAAAGTGGATCCGTCACTACTGGACGACGCAG atgAAGGTCCTGCATTACCTACAAAGCAGAATGAAGAATTCCGACCCTTTATAAGAAGGCTACCAGAGTTTAAATTCTG GCACTCTGCAACGAAAGGCATTGTGGTTGCAATGATTTGCACGTTCTTTGATGCCTTCAACGTGCCAGTGTTCTGGCCTATTCTCGTCATGTACTTCATCATGCTTTTCTGTATCACAATGAAGAGGCAGATTAAg caCATGATCAAGTACAGATATCTACCATTTACACACGGGAAGGCAAAATACAAAGGCAAGGAAGACACAGGGAAGTCCTTTTCCAGTTAG